The Shewanella halotolerans region ACATAGTCATAAAATGGCGATTTCGTAAGTCAAAATGTGATCTAAATCGTAAAAATATATCAATGGGGGTAGAGGGGAATTTTGTGGGGTTAAAAAAAGCACCCGTTGCGGGTGCTTCTTCAGTCTTTATGACAACAATCAGGCTTCGGCGATGCGGTTGAGGATACGCTTCTCCGATATGGGATAGGCGGTACCTAACACCTGGGCGAAACAGGAGACACGATACTCCTCTATCATCCAGCGAGCCTCCTGCAGCGCCTCGGGCACGGCCGCGCTGCGGGGCACCTTGACCAGCTGGGCAGCCAGGGTCTGTTGCACATTGTTGATGCTGTGCAGGTGCAGGCGGTCACGGTTAGGATCAACGGGCAGCTTATCTAAACGATTATCTATCGCCTTGATATAACGGATTAAATCAGAAAGTCGCTGCCAACCACACTGCTCGACAAAGCCTTTAAACACCAGGTTATCCAGCTGGGTCTGAATGTCGCTCATGGCGAAGGCGATATCCAGGCTGATCTTGCCCTTAAGGCGTTTCTTCACCTTCTGATACAGGGTCAAGATCTCCTCCACCTGCAGGGCGATCTTGGCCGCCGTGGGGTTGAGATCCTGACGCACCAGATCTTTAGCCTGCTCGAACTGCTCGGCGCTGCGCACATCTAAGCCCTTCTCATCCAGCAGCTGCTGCACCGCCGCCGACAGGATATCGTCGATCAGATACTGCACCTGGCCAAAGGGGTTGAAGTACATGGCCAACTTGGCCTTGTTGGGCAGGGTGTTCTGCAGGTGTTTCACCGGCGATGGCATGTTGAGCAGCAAGAGACGCTGCAGGCCCGCCTTGTGGCAGCGGCCGGCCTCATGCTCGTCATCAAACAGCTTGATGGCCACGCTGTCTTTGTTGTCCACCAGCGCAGGGAAAGCCTTCACCTGGAAGTTACCCCGCTTCTTCTCATACTGTTTTGGCAGGTCACCAAAGCTCCACTGGGTCAGTTCACTCTGCTCTATGCCGCTCTCGGCGACGTTGCGAATCGCCTGGGTTACCCTGCCCTGAAGCTTATCTTTTAGCTGCTCAAGCTCCCTGCCCTGAGCGATCAACTTACCCTTGTCATCCTCCACCTTGAAGTTGATCAGCAGATGGGGCGCGAGCTGCGAGAGGTCGAAATCATCAACCGAGATACGCACGCCGCTCATGCGCAGCAGTTGCTTACACATGGCATCCAGCAGACTCATCTCACTACTGCTGTTAGTATTAGCCATCGCCTGCAGGCAGGCCCTGGCATAATCCGGCGCCGGCACGAAGTTACGTCTCAATGTCTTAGGCAGGGACTTGATAAGCGCGGTGATCTTCTCTTCACGCAGGCCAGGCACCAGCCAGTCGAAGCCCTGGGCCTCTATCTGATTAAGCAGCGCGACGGGGAGATGCACCGACACGCCGTCATCTGCATCCGCCGGCTCGAAGTGATAACTCAGCGGCAGGTTAAAGTTGCCCTGATGCCAGCTGTCGGGGAAGTCCAGCGCCGAGATATGTTCGTCGCTACGCTTCATCAGCTGCTCACGTTCAAAGTCCAGCAGATGCGGCTGACGCTTCTTCTCCTGCTTCCACCAAGTCAGCAGCTTAGGGGCGTTGTAGATCCCCTCGGGGATGCGCGCCTCATAGAAATCCACCAGCGCCTGCTCGTCCACCAAGATGTCGCGGCGGCGGGACTTGTGTTCCAGCGCCTCGATATCGTCAATCAGGGCGCGGTTGTTGACGAAAAACGCCTCCTTGGTGCGCAGCTCCCCTTCGGCCAGGGCGCTGCGAATGAAGATCTCGCGGGCCTCCACCGGCTCTACCGGGCCATACTGCACCCGGCGGCGATTAACTATGGTCAGGCCGTAGAGCTGCTGGTTCTCCAGCGCCACCACACTGCCCTGCTTGGCTTCGAAATGGGGCTCTACATAGCTTTTCTTCACCAGATGGCCGGCCAGCGGCTCGACCCATTCCGGCTGGATCTTGGCGCAGCAGCGGGCAAACAGACGCGAAGTTTCGGTCATCTCGGCGGCCATGATCCACTTAGGCCCCTTCTTAGCCAAGGGCGAGCCGGGGAAAACGAAGAACTTGCGGTTGCGCGCCCCCAGATACTCGTTGTCCTTATCCTTGAAGCCGATATGACTCAGCAGACCGGTCAGCAAAGATTTATGCAGCAGCTCATAATCGGCGGGCTCGCTGTTGAGCTTCCACTTGAGGTCGTGCACCGCTTGTCGCAGCTGAGTATAGAGATCCTGCCATTCACGCACGCGCAGATAGGCGAGAAACTCCTGCTTACACAGCTTGCGGAACTGACTGGCGGACAGGGCTTTCTGCTGCTCCTTGATGTGATCCCACAGCTTCACCCAGGCGATGAAGTCAGAGTCCTTATCGTTGAAGCGTCTGTGGGCCTCATCGGCGGCCTGCTTCTTATCCATTGGGCGCTCGCGGGGATCTTGGATCGACAAGCCTGCGGTGATCACCAGAGTCTCATGCAGACAGCCATATTCCTTGGCCTGCACCACCATGCGCGCCAGGCGCGGATCCACCGGAATACTCGCCAATTGACGGCCAAGTGGCGTGAGTTGCAGCTGCCCCTTGTGTTTGCTCACCGATTGCAGCTCTTCCAGCAGCAGGAAGCCGTCGCGGATATAGCGGGCATCGGGCGGCTGAATAAAGGGGAAGCCTTCGATGTCACCAAGGCCGATGGAGAGCATCTGCAAAATGACAGAGGCCAGGTTGGTCCTTAGGATCTCGGGATCGGTAAACTCGGGGCGATTGTTAAAGTCCGCCTCATCGTAGAGACGAATACAGATCCCCGGCGCCACGCGGCCACAACGGCCCTGACGCTGGTTGGCGCTCGCCTGGGAGATAGGTTCGATCGGCAGGCGCTGCACCTTAGTGCGATAGCTGTAGCGGCTGATGCGCGCCGTACCCGGGTCGATCACATACTTGATACCGGGAACCGTCAACGAAGTTTCCGCCACGTTGGTGGCCAGCACGATACGGCGTCCGCGATGACTCTTGAACACCTTGGACTGCTCACCATAGGAGAGACGCGCATACAGGGGTAACACTTCTGTGTCGCGATACTGCTGTTTGTTGAGCTGATCTGCCAGGTCACGGATCTCGCGCTCGCCGTTGAGGAAGATGAGGATATCCCCCGGCCCCTCGGCCATCAGCTCCTCCACCGCGGCAAAGATGCCATCGGTGAGATCTAAGTCTTCTTCCTGTTCGCCCACCAGCGGACGGTAGCGAGTCTCCACCGGATAGGTACGGCCCGACACCTCGATCACAGGCGCATTATTGAAATGCTTAGAGAATCTCTCCACGTCTATGGTGGCCGAAGTGATGATCACCTTGAGATCCGGACGGCGCTTGAGCACGCTCTTGAGGTAACCCAGGATGAAATCGATATTCAGGCTTCGCTCGTGGGCCTCATCGATAATGATGGTGTCGTACTGATCCAGGTATTTGTCTGAACTCAGCTCCGCCAGCAAGATACCGTCTGTCATCAGCTTGATGTAAGAGGTCGGCTTGATGGCATCGGCGAAACGCACCTTAAAGCCTACCACTTCGCCCAGTGGGCTGTTTAACTCTTCGGCCACACGAGTCGCCACGCTGCGGGCGGCCAGTCGTCTTGGCTGGGTGTGGCCAATCAGACCGCGGGTGCCCAGGCCAAGCTCGAGACAGATCTTCGGCAGCTGAGTCGTCTTACCCGAGCCTGTCTCACCGGCCACAATCACCACCTGGTTATTGGCGATCGCCTCGGCTATCTCGCCGCGCTTTTGCGACACGGGCAAGGCGTCAGGATAGTTGATCTCAGGGCGATTCTGCCTGCGGCTCTCCACCTTGGCCGCGGCGGCAATGGCCTGCTCTTCTAACTGGGCCAGCGCCTCATCTTTCTGCTCGCCATCGGCTTGTTTTTTCAGTCTATGAAGGCGGCGCTTGATGCGAGAGGCATCGGCCTGAAAACACTGGTTGAGGAAGGCATGAGACAGGGGGTGACGTGGCGAATTCAAAGGAAAAACCCATATAGCAAAACACAAAGCAGGGATCCTACCAAGGAACGCGTCATTTTGATATGGAAAATCGCCTCAAACCGGCGAATTTGTTCACCTTTATTATCGACAGACACCACAGGGTATTGTCGATAAAAAGGTGAACATAAGCATTGACTTAGGCAGGTTTAAGATAACACTCCTGCATAGAGGTGTTGATCGCCCTTAGTACGGCATTTCTGTCTATGATGCCGACCACCCTGCCCTGGTCGATCACAGGATAGATCTTAGGCTTGGGCAGCAGCATCTGCTCCGCCAAACTGATGATGGGCTCATCCTTGGTGACGGTGAGCACATCGGTGCGCATGCAGTCACTCACGTTGGCGGTGAGATCGCAGTGATAGGTACTCTTAAGCATCACGGCTAAACAATCTTGTTGCGACAAAAAACCCACTAAATGACCCTGTGCATCGACCACGGCTGCGCCTAGTTTTTTTTGTGAGAGCAGCTTCTCGACCGCGGCCGCCAGTGTCATGTCTGCCTGTAATAACACCGGCTGGCGGTCCATATAATCAACGACTTTCATCGATTCCATATTCTGACTCCTTAATCGTGTCCGCACCTTAAGTGTAATTAAGGTTGGTCTAAAAAGCCGAAGTTTTAACCAATTTTATTTATAAGCATACAAAACAAATATTTATGCAACAGACGTAAAGTTTGAAGCGGATCAAGTGCCGTCAAAAAGTGGGACATTTTGACCCATATTTTTAAATAAACTTGATCCAGCTCATAGCTATAGAAGGTGGAATGCCCCTGCGGATCACAAGGTTTATAAATGTTGACATACATCAACATTCGCGCCGAATTTGAGGCCTAAACTTAGTTACTGAATCGTGCCACTACATTTTCGCATCAAAATGAAAACAAAGGGTTAACCATGGACACACATGCCGCCTTATATCAACAAGGCCAAGCACGCCTCGAAGAGTTACGTCGCTTGGCGCCTCGTCATGCTCAGACATTGCAAGACAAGATGGAAGAGCATGGAATCACCCGCCGAGACTTTATGAAATGGAGCGCCGCCGTCACCGCTATGCTGGCGTTGCCGCTTCCCTTTAGCACACTGGTCGCTGAAGCCGCCGAATTGGCGGACCGCGTACCACTGATCTGGTTGCACATGGCCGAATGTACTGGCTGCTCCGAATCTCTGGTGC contains the following coding sequences:
- the hrpA gene encoding ATP-dependent RNA helicase HrpA, which translates into the protein MNSPRHPLSHAFLNQCFQADASRIKRRLHRLKKQADGEQKDEALAQLEEQAIAAAAKVESRRQNRPEINYPDALPVSQKRGEIAEAIANNQVVIVAGETGSGKTTQLPKICLELGLGTRGLIGHTQPRRLAARSVATRVAEELNSPLGEVVGFKVRFADAIKPTSYIKLMTDGILLAELSSDKYLDQYDTIIIDEAHERSLNIDFILGYLKSVLKRRPDLKVIITSATIDVERFSKHFNNAPVIEVSGRTYPVETRYRPLVGEQEEDLDLTDGIFAAVEELMAEGPGDILIFLNGEREIRDLADQLNKQQYRDTEVLPLYARLSYGEQSKVFKSHRGRRIVLATNVAETSLTVPGIKYVIDPGTARISRYSYRTKVQRLPIEPISQASANQRQGRCGRVAPGICIRLYDEADFNNRPEFTDPEILRTNLASVILQMLSIGLGDIEGFPFIQPPDARYIRDGFLLLEELQSVSKHKGQLQLTPLGRQLASIPVDPRLARMVVQAKEYGCLHETLVITAGLSIQDPRERPMDKKQAADEAHRRFNDKDSDFIAWVKLWDHIKEQQKALSASQFRKLCKQEFLAYLRVREWQDLYTQLRQAVHDLKWKLNSEPADYELLHKSLLTGLLSHIGFKDKDNEYLGARNRKFFVFPGSPLAKKGPKWIMAAEMTETSRLFARCCAKIQPEWVEPLAGHLVKKSYVEPHFEAKQGSVVALENQQLYGLTIVNRRRVQYGPVEPVEAREIFIRSALAEGELRTKEAFFVNNRALIDDIEALEHKSRRRDILVDEQALVDFYEARIPEGIYNAPKLLTWWKQEKKRQPHLLDFEREQLMKRSDEHISALDFPDSWHQGNFNLPLSYHFEPADADDGVSVHLPVALLNQIEAQGFDWLVPGLREEKITALIKSLPKTLRRNFVPAPDYARACLQAMANTNSSSEMSLLDAMCKQLLRMSGVRISVDDFDLSQLAPHLLINFKVEDDKGKLIAQGRELEQLKDKLQGRVTQAIRNVAESGIEQSELTQWSFGDLPKQYEKKRGNFQVKAFPALVDNKDSVAIKLFDDEHEAGRCHKAGLQRLLLLNMPSPVKHLQNTLPNKAKLAMYFNPFGQVQYLIDDILSAAVQQLLDEKGLDVRSAEQFEQAKDLVRQDLNPTAAKIALQVEEILTLYQKVKKRLKGKISLDIAFAMSDIQTQLDNLVFKGFVEQCGWQRLSDLIRYIKAIDNRLDKLPVDPNRDRLHLHSINNVQQTLAAQLVKVPRSAAVPEALQEARWMIEEYRVSCFAQVLGTAYPISEKRILNRIAEA
- a CDS encoding CBS domain-containing protein — its product is MESMKVVDYMDRQPVLLQADMTLAAAVEKLLSQKKLGAAVVDAQGHLVGFLSQQDCLAVMLKSTYHCDLTANVSDCMRTDVLTVTKDEPIISLAEQMLLPKPKIYPVIDQGRVVGIIDRNAVLRAINTSMQECYLKPA